From one Culex quinquefasciatus strain JHB chromosome 3, VPISU_Cqui_1.0_pri_paternal, whole genome shotgun sequence genomic stretch:
- the LOC6051116 gene encoding homeobox protein goosecoid, with protein MIHHQPAKYHTNPLTHFLNLHNSHATAAAAAAAAAAAALDQHQHILNNNNNINTNNNTINASSMNEECDKSQELMSGASLETHSPLIDTNGSGSDGEDDNIDIIDDDDEEEDEPSEEECEEDILARSRNHTPSTTPLDADGIGKSFTIAAILGLKKKQQQQDGHSLNDVMNLSLNHAESRQSAFQPRITVRDAESISDGSPLESVNAHHHPASQQPTSNSSLAALQTLHHMHVAAAGSGFAASPHQFHQHHPTGGGGGGGVNAAGGVPMHGHHPHHNRLNDHGHQQNPQQQQQQQQSHLPNHHHHQFNHHHHHHHHHLAMAAHHHAQNHNREKYKDLGKKSSLSASSALKSKRVRTIFTPEQLERLEAEFERQQYMVGPERLYLAHTLQLTEAQVKVWFQNRRIKWRKHHLEITQQRLALIRQRQIANGVVPPQAAGPHSNINGGDQASPSSSGGMPQQQQMMAGGRMLVGGSPESPELTICTDSLETRSVSESDD; from the exons ATGATTCACCATCAGCCAGCGAAATACCACACGAATCCTTTGACACATTTTCTCAACTTACACAACTCGCATGCCACGGCagcagcggcggcggcggcggccgcaGCAGCCGCGCTGGACCAGCATCAGCACATCCtgaacaacaataacaacatcaacaccaacaacaacaccatTAACGCCAGTTCGATGAATGAAGAGTGTGATAAGAGCCAGGAGCTGATGAGTGGAGCCAGCTTGGAAACGCACTCCCCACTAATCGATACCAACGGAAGTGGAAGTGACGGCGAAGATGATAACATCGACATcatcgatgacgacgacgaagaagaaGACGAGCCAAGCGAAGAGGAGTGCGAAGAAGACATCCTGGCGAGGAGTCGAAACCATACGCCCAGCACCACCCCACTGGATGCCGACGGGATCGGGAAATCGTTCACCATAGCGGCCATTTTAGGGCTGAAGAAaaagcaacagcagcaggacGGTCACAGCTTGAACGATGTGATGAACTTGTCGTTGAACCACGCCGAAAGCCGCCAGTCGGCATTTCAGCCCAGAATCACCGTCCGAGATGCGGAATCGATATCGGACGGAAGTCCGTTGGAATCGGTCAACGCCCACCACCATCCCGCGTCACAGCAGCCAACGAGCAACAGCAGCTTGGCGGCGCTGCAAACGTTGCACCACATGCACGTGGCCGCTGCCGGGTCAGGCTTTGCCGCGAGTCCTCACCAGTTTCATCAGCATCATCCgacgggtggtggtggtggaggaGGGGTGAACGCGGCGGGAGGTGTGCCGATGCACGGGCACCACCCACATCATAATCGGTTAAATG ACCATGGCCATCAACAAAAtcctcaacagcagcagcagcagcaacaatcgCATCTACCCAACCATCATCACCACCAATTcaaccatcatcatcaccaccatcatcatcacctGGCGATGGCTGCCCATCATCACGCGCAGAATCATAATCGAGAAAAGTACAAAG ATCTTGGCAAAAAATCTTCTCTCTCGGCGTCGTCCGCTCTGAAGAGCAAACGCGTGCGGACCATTTTCACCCCGGAACAACTGGAACGCCTGGAAGCGGAATTCGAACGCCAACAGTACATGGTCGGACCCGAGCGACTCTACCTGGCCCACACCCTTCAACTAACGGAGGCTCAG GTCAAGGTGTGGTTCCAAAATCGGCGGATAAAGTGGCGCAAGCACCACCTGGAGATAACCCAGCAGCGTTTGGCACTGATACGGCAGCGACAAATTGCCAACGGAGTTGTCCCACCACAAGCTGCCGGACCACACAGCAACATCAACGGCGGTGACCAAGCGTCTCCATCGTCGTCCGGTGGGATGCCCCAACAACAGCAAATGATGGCCGGTGGACGCATGCTGGTTGGCGGCTCGCCCGAATCGCCCGAACTTACCATCTGTACGGACTCGCTGGAAACGAGAAGCGTTAGTGAGAGTGATGATTAG